CCTACATTGCCAGGGTTAATACGATATTTATCAAGAGCTTTTGCGCACTCAGGAAACTCTGTTAATAACTTATGACCATTAAAATGAAAATCTCCAACAATGGGAACAGAACAGGCTGACTGGCGTAAAGCTTGAACAATGACAGGAACACTCCGTGCAGCCTCAGCGCTATTAACTGTTATTCTGACAATTTCCGAACCTGTCTGGACAAGAGCCAAGATTTGTTCAATTGTGCGATCAATGTCAGCGGTATCAGTATTAGTCATAGATTGCACAACAATGGGGGCATCTCCCCCCACCCTCACTTCTCCCACCTTTACCTCACGAGAGGCTCTTCGTTTAATAAGCGTATTCATCATTGATTAGTTTTATGATTGCTAACAGCCTCACCAGGCGAAGAATTGGTTTTCTCATTAGTGTTAGCTAAAGGTAATGGGTTGGATTGTGTCGGCTCGGCAAGGGGCGCAGTATTAATATCCACAGGCTTCACTAAGTCTTGAGTTGCTTCATGATTTTGCGGTGTCAAGCTAACCGTGGGAGGAGTTTGGATAGCGGAATTGTTATAACTTTCCTTTTTTTCAGCGGTATGTAGACCTGAAAGATGCAAGTAGTTTCTTTGAAACCATAAGATTAACGATAACAAAACAAGCAACAATATACCGATTAACACAGCTTTGAATCCAAATCGGTTGGAAGGACTCTTTGCCATAGAAAAACGAACACTTTTAGGTTGAACAGCTACTTCTTGTTTAGTAAAAGACTGAATTTTAGCGGCGGGCAAAACTCTCTCAAGCTCTAAAATCAATGGTTGTTCGTCAACGGATAGAAACTTAGCATAGGAGCGTAACATGGCACGAACAAGATAGGGACTTAACAGTTCATCAAACTTATCCTGCTCAAGATAAGTTAACTGTTTTATTGAAAACTTAAGTTTTCCACTGACTTGCTCAATGGATAAATCTTTTTGGATTCGCATTTGCTCCAACTGCTGACCTAAACTTAAAATTAAAGTAGATTGGTTATTTACATTGTCAGTCATCTTTACATCCCTGAAAATTTTTCATGGCGTCGGCTTTTATCTATCACCTTACCTGCTAACTGACCACAGGCGGCGTCTATATCATCACCTCTCGTTTTTCGAACCGTCACAATAAAACCATGCTCAATGAGCTGGCTTTTAAACCGGCGAATTCTCTCACCCGTTGAAGCCTCATATCCACTGTCTGGAAAAGGATTAAAGGGTATCAGATTAAACTTACATGGAATATCTTTAACTAATCCAATCAATTGTCTCGCATGCTCATCGGAATCATTAACATCCCTGAGCATGACATATTCAAATGTAATAAAGTCTCTAGGACCTGCCGACACATAAGACTGACAGGCTTGCATGAGTTGTTTTAATGGATATTTTTGATTAATAGGTACTAAAATATCCCGCAATTCATCATTGGGAGCATGAAGAGATACCGCCAAAGCAACAGGCATCTGTTCTTGCAAACGCATTAAGGCCGGAATCACTCCAGAGGTTGACAAAGTTACTCGTCTTCTTGATAAGCCGTATGCATGGTCGTCTAATAATAGGGACAAGGTATTGACCACTGCATCATAGTTCAACAAGGGTTCCCCCATACCCATTAACACCACATTACT
This sequence is a window from Ferrovum sp. JA12. Protein-coding genes within it:
- a CDS encoding helix-turn-helix domain-containing protein, which gives rise to MTDNVNNQSTLILSLGQQLEQMRIQKDLSIEQVSGKLKFSIKQLTYLEQDKFDELLSPYLVRAMLRSYAKFLSVDEQPLILELERVLPAAKIQSFTKQEVAVQPKSVRFSMAKSPSNRFGFKAVLIGILLLVLLSLILWFQRNYLHLSGLHTAEKKESYNNSAIQTPPTVSLTPQNHEATQDLVKPVDINTAPLAEPTQSNPLPLANTNEKTNSSPGEAVSNHKTNQ
- the rlmN gene encoding 23S rRNA (adenine(2503)-C(2))-methyltransferase RlmN, which produces MTINLLGLTRDELTGFFDKLGEKPFRAKQVMKWIHQMGVSDFSIMTDVAKQLREKLSEIASISVPTLLSEQVSLDGTKKWLLQLTPGNAIETVFIPEDDRGTLCVSSQVGCALACTFCSTGRQGFNRNLTTAEIIGQIWWAYKALGKNPKGERVISNVVLMGMGEPLLNYDAVVNTLSLLLDDHAYGLSRRRVTLSTSGVIPALMRLQEQMPVALAVSLHAPNDELRDILVPINQKYPLKQLMQACQSYVSAGPRDFITFEYVMLRDVNDSDEHARQLIGLVKDIPCKFNLIPFNPFPDSGYEASTGERIRRFKSQLIEHGFIVTVRKTRGDDIDAACGQLAGKVIDKSRRHEKFSGM